In a single window of the Pseudorca crassidens isolate mPseCra1 chromosome 9, mPseCra1.hap1, whole genome shotgun sequence genome:
- the LOC137230384 gene encoding serum amyloid A-2 protein-like isoform X2, with product MSTMKLFTGLILCSLVLGVHSRWFSFLGAKDMWRAYSDMKEAGYKDADKYFHARGNYDAAQRGPGGVWAAEVISDARENSQRITDLFKHGDSGHGREDSEADQFANRWGRSGKDPNYFRPPGLPDKY from the exons ATGAG CACAATGAAGCTTTTCACAGGCCTCATTCTCTGCTCCTTGGTGCTGGGAGTCCACAGCCGATGGTTTTCCTTCCTTG GGGCTAAAGACATGTGGCGAGCCTACTCTGACATGAAAGAAGCCGGGTACAAAGATGCAGACAAGTACTTTCACGCCCGGGGCAACTATGACGCTGCCCAAAGGGGACCTGGGGGCGTCTGGGCTGCTGAAGTGATCAG CGATGCCAGGGAGAATAGTCAGAGAATCACAGACCTTTTTAAGCATGGAGACAGTGGCCACGGACGGGAGGACTCGGAGGCCGACCAGTTTGCCAATAGATGGGGCCGGAGCGGCAAAGACCCCAATTACTTCCGACCTCCTGGCCTGCCCGACAAGTACTGA
- the LOC137230384 gene encoding serum amyloid A-2 protein-like isoform X1: MSTMKLFTGLILCSLVLGVHSRWFSFLGEAYEGAKDMWRAYSDMKEAGYKDADKYFHARGNYDAAQRGPGGVWAAEVISDARENSQRITDLFKHGDSGHGREDSEADQFANRWGRSGKDPNYFRPPGLPDKY, encoded by the exons ATGAG CACAATGAAGCTTTTCACAGGCCTCATTCTCTGCTCCTTGGTGCTGGGAGTCCACAGCCGATGGTTTTCCTTCCTTGGTGAGGCTTATGAAG GGGCTAAAGACATGTGGCGAGCCTACTCTGACATGAAAGAAGCCGGGTACAAAGATGCAGACAAGTACTTTCACGCCCGGGGCAACTATGACGCTGCCCAAAGGGGACCTGGGGGCGTCTGGGCTGCTGAAGTGATCAG CGATGCCAGGGAGAATAGTCAGAGAATCACAGACCTTTTTAAGCATGGAGACAGTGGCCACGGACGGGAGGACTCGGAGGCCGACCAGTTTGCCAATAGATGGGGCCGGAGCGGCAAAGACCCCAATTACTTCCGACCTCCTGGCCTGCCCGACAAGTACTGA